A stretch of Arachis hypogaea cultivar Tifrunner chromosome 15, arahy.Tifrunner.gnm2.J5K5, whole genome shotgun sequence DNA encodes these proteins:
- the LOC112748672 gene encoding transcription factor bHLH49 produces MSDKEKFELDRKEDPMNYSTGMASDRRFGGSNLLNSSVGLAGRGDLNGSSSCSSASLVDSFGPNFWDTPTNSQNLGFCGINVHNSGSSLNPIEIRKDGFGFGRGGHDHGTLEMGWNQGNGFIPNESAMFPQNLSRFPSDSGFIERATRFSCFGGGDFGDMVNAYGIPQSMGPYAGTGGEAIHQARDGGQPQESNPNEAEAVKDATPSVEYLATKASPLKNDKRSENHVMPQNEGQQGPSRPPNETDRAKSSDDGGVQDDSPMLDGVSDEPCLKGLDSKKRKRIGQDADNDKAVELPTEGAGDISESQQKGEQEPTPTNKASGKNAKQGTQVSDPPKEEYIHVRARRGQATNSHSLAERVRREKISERMKFLQDLVPGCSKVTGKAVMLDEIINYVQSLQRQVEFLSMKLATVNPRLDFDIEGLIPKDILHQRPGPSALGFPLEMSMAFAPLHPSQPGLIQPTLPSMANSSDILRRTVHPQLASPASGSFKEPNQVPDVWEDELHNVVQMSFATTTAPMSTQDADGTVAATQMKVEL; encoded by the exons ATGAGTGACAAAGAGAAGTTTGAGCTTGACAGAAAGGAGGATCCCATGAATTATTCCACCGGAATGGCCTCGGATCGGAGATTCGGAGGTTCCAATCTTCTGAATTCATCTGTGGGTTTGGCTGGCAGAGGGGATCTAAATGGTTCCTCTTCATGTTCCTCTGCTTCCCTAGTGGACTCCTTTGGCCCAAACTTCTGGGACACTCCGACGAATTCCCAGAACTTGGGGTTTTGTGGCATCAATGTTCACAACAGTGGGAGCTCTTTGAACCCAATTGAAATCAGAAAAGATGGGTTTGGATTTGGAAGAGGTGGTCATGATCATGGAACACTTGAAATGGGTTGGAATCAAGGTAATGGCTTTATACCAAATGAGTCTGCAATGTTCCCCCAGAACTTGTCTCGGTTTCCAAGTGATTCTGGATTTATTGAGCGTGCAACGAGATTCTCGTGCTTTGGTGGAGGGGATTTCGGAGATATGGTGAATGCTTATGGGATTCCTCAATCCATGGGCCCTTATGCTGGTACCGGTGGTGAGGCAATTCACCAAGCAAGAGATGGAGGACAACCTCAAGAGAGCAATCCGAATGAAGCTGAAGCTGTGAAAGATGCGACACCATCTGTCGAGTATCTTGCTACTAAAGCTAGCCCGCTCAAGAATGATAAAAGAAGTGAAAACCATGTAATGCCTCAAAATGAAGGGCAACAAGGTCCTTCTAGGCCTCCGAATGAGACTGACCGAGCCAAATCTAGCGATGATGGCGGTGTTCAAGATGACTCCCCAATGTTGGATGGTGTTAGCGACGAACCTTGTCTTAAAGGACTAGattcaaagaaaaggaaaagaattgGGCAG GATGCCGATAATGATAAAGCTGTTGAACTACCTACGGAAGGTGCAGGGGATATCTCTGAGAGCCAACAAAAGGGAGAGCAGGAACCTACTCCAACAAACAAGGCTTCTGGAAAGAATGCCAAACAAGGGACTCAAGTTTCAGATCCACCTAAGGAGGAATACATACATGTCAGGGCTCGGCGGGGTCAAGCAACTAATAGCCACAGCCTTGCAGAGAGA GTGAGGAGGGAAAAGATAAGTGAAAGGATGAAGTTTCTTCAAGACCTTGTACCTGGATGCAGCAAG GTTACTGGCAAGGCTGTTATGCTCGATGAAATAATTAACTATGTACAGTCGCTTCAACGACAGGTTGAG TTCTTGTCCATGAAACTCGCAACTGTAAATCCGCGGCTGGATTTTGATATTGAAGGACTTATCCCTAAAGAT ATTCTTCACCAACGGCCGGGTCCTTCTGCATTGGGGTTTCCTTTAGAAATGTCTATGGCTTTCGCTCCACTACACCCATCACAACCGGGACTAATTCAGCCAACTCTTCCTAGCATGGCCAACTCTTCTGATATCCTTCGGAGAACCGTTCATCCACAGTTGGCATCACCCGCTAGTGGAAGTTTCAAGGAGCCAAATCAG GTTCCTGATGTGTGGGAAGATGAGCTTCACAATGTTGTACAGATGAGCTTTGCTACTACAACTGCTCCCATGAGTACCCAAGATGCGGATG GTACTGTGGCAGCAACTCAGATGAAGGTTGAACTTTGA